A window from Primulina huaijiensis isolate GDHJ02 chromosome 11, ASM1229523v2, whole genome shotgun sequence encodes these proteins:
- the LOC140987732 gene encoding uncharacterized protein, with protein sequence MSSGTFAKSQFICSQLDSRRPIDFIPHQHSSYKLASANKKSKFLSRRITFIGSAMASEQSSAIAVEAVVPNSSIKLLFVEMGVGYDQHGQDITSAATRACRDAISSNSIPAFRRGSIPGVSFGEMKLQIKLGVPRSLQHLLDIEKVKSIFPYGTITNVEVVDGGLICSSGVHVEEMGDKNDDCYIVNAAVYVGY encoded by the exons ATGAGCAGTGGAACCTTCGCTAAGTCCCAATTTATCTGTTCTCAACTCGATAGCCGCCGGCCGATCGATTTCATCCCACATCAGCATTCAAGTTACAAACTTGCATCCGCAAACAAGAAATCAAAATTCCTCTCACGCCGGATTACATTTATTGGATCTGCCATGGCCAGTGAGCAAAGTTCAGCTATAGCTGTTGAAGCAGTAGTGCCTAATTCTTCGATTAAGCTCTTGTTTGTAGAAATGGGTGTCGGCTACGATCAACACGG GCAGGATATAACGTCAGCCGCTACGAGGGCTTGCAGAGATGCTATTTCTTCCAATTCGATTCCGGCATTCAGAAGAG GTTCCATACCTGGTGTTTCATTCGGTGAGATGAAGCTTCAGATTAAATTGGGGGTTCCTCGATCGCTCCAGCACTTACTGGACATTGAGAAGGTCAAGTCAATTTTCCCTTA TGGAACGATAACGAATGTCGAGGTTGTGGATGGTGGACTGATATGCTCAAGTGGTGTGCATGTTGAAGAGATGGGGGATAAGAATGATGACTGTTACATTGTAAATGCAGCCGTTTATGTTGGTTATTAA
- the LOC140987730 gene encoding senescence-specific cysteine protease SAG12-like — translation MNSGSKGQAWVENLCHHFSTFCSEADDIISQLSLGQDSVKFVRTQWIAAGENLTRLCSQLVEDVLPEFSVDSARENGLVFPAQEQDVNSPALEMLSIGIDTDQGGKSCTTNSASTLSSIVPVRERCADIQSDDDVNNGFGKQILDGHECNFHTYSLTSAQPPAANSSEKMEESKNSFVEFREYELPDDESYKLAINEFADLGNEEFRASRGGYRRSSPHKKFSTNFRHENVTNVPASLDWRKRGAVTAVKNQFTCGCCWAFSAVAATEGINKIKTGKLVSLSEQELVDCDFTNVNQGCGGGLMDDAFKFIIRNKGLSTEANYPYKGVNAMCNTKKESSRVAKITGYEEVPANDESALLKAVAKQPVSVAIDGNGKNFQFYAGGIYTGECGTQLDHGVTVVGYGTNKNGKKYWLVKNSWGAAWGKNGYAKFERDVRAKEGLCGIAMDASYPTA, via the exons ATGAATTCTGGGAGTAAAGGTCAAGCTTGGGTTGAGAATTTATGTCACCATTTTAGTACTTTCTGTTCGGAGGCTGATGATATAATATCCCAG TTATCTCTTGGACAGGATTCTGTCAAATTTGTTCGAACCCAATGGATCGCGGCAGGTGAAAATCTCACGCGTTTGTGTTCCCAGCTTGTAGAAGATGTTCTCCCAGAATTTTCAGTGGATTCTGCTAGAGAAAATGGTCTGGTTTTTCCTGCACAGGAACAAGATGTGAATTCTCCTGCTCTGGAAATGTTGAGCATCGGTATTGATACAGACCAGGGTGGGAAATCATGTACCACGAATTCTGCATCTACTTTATCTTCAATCGTACCTGTGAGAGAGAGATGTGCTGATATCCAATCCGATG ATGATGTGAACAACGGTTTCGGCAAACAGATTCTTGATGGACATGAATGTAATTTTCACACTTATTCTTTGACTTCAGCTCAGCCTCCGGCGGCCAATTCTTCTGAAAAAATGGAGGAAAGTAAGAACTCTTTCGTTGAGTTTCGAGAATATGAACTACCAGATGATGAA TCTTACAAGCTTGCCATCAATGAGTTCGCGGATCTTGGAAATGAAGAGTTTCGTGCTTCTCGTGGTGGATACAGGAGATCATCACCCCACAAGAAATTTTCGACGAACTTTAGACATGAAAATGTGACTAACGTTCCCGCAAGCCTTGACTGGAGAAAAAGAGGAGCTGTTACTGCAGTAAAGAATCAGTTTACATGTG GGTGTTGCTGGGCATTTTCAGCAGTTGCAGCCACGGAAGGAATCAACAAGATTAAAACAGGCAAACTAGTCTCATTGTCCGAACAAGAACTCGTGGATTGCGATTTCACCAATGTTAATCAGGGATGCGGCGGAGGATTGATGGATGATGCGTTCAAATTCATAATCCGCAACAAAGGTCTCTCAACAGAAGCCAACTATCCATACAAAGGAGTAAATGCCATGTGTAACACCAAAAAGGAATCCTCAAGAGTGGCGAAGATCACCGGATATGAAGAGGTGCCGGCTAATGACGAGTCCGCATTACTAAAGGCGGTGGCAAAGCAACCTGTGTCTGTGGCTATTGATGGGAATGGAAAGAATTTCCAGTTTTATGCAGGCGGCATATACACGGGTGAGTGTGGAACTCAGTTAGATCATGGTGTCACAGTTGTTGGATACGGAACAAATAAAAACGGGAAAAAGTATTGGCTGGTGAAGAATTCTTGGGGCGCAGCATGGGGCAAAAACGGATACGCAAAATTCGAGAGGGATGTTCGTGCTAAGGAAGGGCTTTGCGGGATAGCCATGGATGCCTCTTATCCAACTGCTTGA